A portion of the Pedobacter cryoconitis genome contains these proteins:
- a CDS encoding LacI family DNA-binding transcriptional regulator has product MRNINIKELAKALNLSTSTVSRAFRDNSDISKETKDKILAAAKALNYQPNHYASNLREQRSKTIAVIVPELANHFFSQVIHGIEGVARARGYHILIYATDDDYEKEVSFIRHLHNGRADGIIMSVSGEANDHNYLNELNQQRLPLVFFDRVYEDIITPRVITNDYDSSFSAVQHLIKQGCKRIACLVINKNLSIGKTRMQGYLDALEKYNIPFDDRLIVDCTNSYKRNNVILKDMFKKLKPDGVFTSVERLAFATYYACHDLEITIPDQVKVVGFSSLEIAPLLNPSLTTVTQPATAIGMEAASLLFKMLEHPESVNVNEKIVLDSKLMKRNSTAVMTLKKR; this is encoded by the coding sequence ATGCGTAATATCAATATAAAAGAACTGGCGAAAGCGCTTAATTTATCGACTTCAACTGTATCCAGGGCCTTTCGGGATAATAGTGATATTAGCAAGGAAACTAAGGATAAGATTCTGGCTGCGGCCAAAGCGCTGAATTATCAGCCGAATCATTATGCGAGTAATTTAAGGGAGCAGCGCAGTAAAACTATTGCAGTTATTGTACCCGAGCTGGCCAATCATTTCTTTTCACAAGTAATTCATGGGATTGAAGGGGTAGCCAGAGCCAGGGGATACCATATCCTCATTTATGCAACGGATGATGATTATGAGAAAGAAGTTTCTTTTATCAGGCATTTACACAATGGACGTGCGGATGGGATTATTATGTCGGTATCGGGAGAGGCGAATGATCATAATTACCTGAATGAGCTGAATCAGCAGAGGTTACCGCTGGTTTTCTTTGATAGGGTTTATGAGGATATTATTACGCCAAGAGTGATTACCAATGATTATGATAGTAGCTTTTCTGCCGTTCAGCATTTGATTAAGCAGGGATGTAAACGTATTGCATGTCTGGTTATCAATAAGAATTTGTCCATTGGTAAAACCAGGATGCAGGGTTATCTGGATGCACTGGAAAAATATAACATCCCTTTTGATGACCGGCTCATTGTGGATTGTACAAATAGTTATAAACGGAATAATGTAATTCTGAAAGATATGTTCAAAAAGCTAAAGCCCGATGGGGTCTTTACTTCGGTTGAACGTTTGGCATTTGCCACCTATTATGCTTGTCATGATCTGGAAATTACTATACCCGATCAGGTGAAGGTTGTAGGCTTTTCAAGCCTGGAAATTGCACCGCTTTTAAACCCGTCCCTAACGACGGTAACTCAGCCAGCGACAGCGATTGGGATGGAGGCAGCTTCGCTTTTATTCAAGATGCTGGAACATCCGGAGTCGGTAAATGTCAATGAAAAAATTGTACTTGACTCTAAGTTAATGAAGCGGAATTCTACCGCTGTGATGACGTTAAAAAAACGTTAA
- a CDS encoding DUF6266 family protein produces MVILQEGSLLAGIRGRIGNIVIYQWKNKVCARTLPAKPHKKKVRTIPQQAQNGKMKVLTPFLKNVKPFLRTGFKHIAQERNITANNAAKSVNLLHAVKGEFPNQEMNWDTVLVADGGLLKPENVKVVLTENAFNFTWDEDITATGNPNDRAIILLYNKNFGRVHANYSGAQREELKHTFPMKPGYIKNNTYEVFIAFKDIMSDEVSKSVYCGRFTN; encoded by the coding sequence ATGGTAATTTTACAGGAAGGATCTTTATTAGCAGGTATCAGAGGAAGAATAGGAAACATTGTGATCTATCAATGGAAGAATAAGGTATGTGCCCGCACATTACCTGCAAAGCCCCATAAAAAGAAGGTCAGAACGATTCCTCAGCAGGCACAAAATGGTAAAATGAAGGTATTGACTCCTTTTTTAAAAAATGTAAAGCCATTCCTGAGAACAGGATTTAAACATATAGCACAAGAACGGAACATTACTGCAAACAATGCCGCCAAATCTGTTAATCTGTTGCATGCGGTTAAGGGGGAATTCCCTAATCAGGAAATGAACTGGGATACTGTGTTAGTGGCAGACGGAGGGCTCCTTAAGCCCGAAAATGTAAAGGTTGTTCTAACCGAAAATGCCTTTAATTTCACTTGGGACGAGGATATTACAGCCACAGGCAATCCAAACGACAGAGCTATTATTTTATTGTATAACAAAAATTTCGGGCGTGTACATGCCAATTACAGCGGTGCACAAAGAGAGGAACTCAAACACACTTTTCCTATGAAACCCGGTTACATTAAGAATAACACTTATGAAGTATTCATCGCCTTTAAAGACATAATGAGCGATGAAGTTTCCAAAAGTGTGTATTGTGGGAGATTTACGAATTAA
- a CDS encoding VOC family protein, translating into MKKVTGFGGVFFKCDDPKGMNEWYAKNLGLATGEYGTTFEWRDADDPSKKGSTTWSTFPQDTKYFNPSTKPFMINYRVENLVELVAELKKENVTIVDEIAEYDYGKFVHVIDPEGNVIELWEPIDDAK; encoded by the coding sequence ATGAAAAAAGTAACGGGCTTTGGTGGGGTATTTTTTAAATGTGATGATCCGAAAGGGATGAATGAATGGTACGCCAAAAATCTGGGATTGGCTACGGGTGAATACGGAACAACGTTTGAGTGGCGGGATGCTGATGATCCGTCAAAAAAGGGTTCGACTACCTGGAGTACGTTTCCGCAGGATACGAAATATTTCAATCCGTCAACCAAGCCCTTTATGATTAATTATAGGGTGGAAAATCTCGTTGAGCTGGTAGCTGAACTGAAAAAAGAGAACGTCACGATTGTTGATGAAATCGCGGAGTATGATTATGGCAAATTTGTCCATGTAATCGATCCTGAAGGGAACGTGATTGAGCTTTGGGAACCGATAGATGACGCTAAATAG
- a CDS encoding M20/M25/M40 family metallo-hydrolase, with amino-acid sequence MKILFSLFFAGLAVSVHAQDNFGKAFSQINADVQEHSKAYGTLKSATETIGHRLTGSANGAKAEAYAFNLFKSYGYDVRYQPFEVESWSRISNETKVGNGAGSLKVVPSVALAHSPVKSAVSAGLVDLGNGLESDYAKDAGLVKGKIALVYLGVLPGSPAGTASLHRSEKTALAISHGAVGIIIINGVKGGVLLTGTASVTGKLISIPAVCIGLEDGMRLKEELKSKPQFASLTMTNFSGMIKARNVIATLKGDSLPDEKILVGGHLDSWDLATGAIDNGIGSFAVMDMARSFKALKLKTKRTVEFILFMGEEQGLLGSKAYIAQAEKKGDLGKVKFMLNYDMTNDPKGFATSRAEMKGLFTSWGEEIVKIDTGFKNVFVFGAWLHSDHQPFMLEGIPTGGGAGGELPNHSGQFYHSDGDSFKLVDEQGLKNTVRFSAMLTYGLANTGVLPVGKQSDEDLKGFLRANKLEEPLRIAGEWKWDK; translated from the coding sequence ATGAAGATACTTTTTTCTCTCTTTTTCGCCGGGCTTGCAGTTTCTGTACATGCTCAGGATAATTTCGGTAAAGCTTTTAGTCAGATTAATGCGGATGTACAGGAACATTCAAAGGCTTATGGCACTTTGAAATCTGCTACAGAAACAATTGGTCACCGTTTAACTGGTTCCGCAAATGGAGCCAAAGCAGAAGCATATGCTTTTAATTTATTTAAATCTTATGGATATGATGTGCGTTATCAGCCTTTCGAGGTAGAGAGCTGGAGCAGGATCAGCAATGAGACTAAAGTAGGGAATGGGGCTGGTTCTTTAAAAGTTGTTCCTTCTGTAGCGTTGGCACATTCTCCGGTTAAGTCTGCTGTTTCGGCAGGTTTAGTTGATTTGGGTAATGGTCTGGAGAGTGATTATGCGAAAGATGCAGGTTTAGTGAAGGGTAAGATTGCCTTGGTTTATCTGGGGGTATTACCGGGATCGCCAGCGGGAACTGCTTCTTTACACCGTTCTGAGAAGACGGCGCTTGCAATTAGCCACGGTGCTGTTGGAATTATTATTATCAACGGTGTTAAAGGTGGAGTGTTATTGACGGGAACAGCTTCGGTAACTGGCAAGTTGATTTCTATTCCTGCGGTTTGTATTGGTCTGGAGGATGGAATGCGTTTAAAGGAGGAGTTGAAGTCCAAACCTCAGTTTGCGAGTTTGACTATGACGAATTTCTCGGGCATGATCAAAGCGAGAAATGTAATTGCGACTTTAAAGGGTGATTCTTTACCAGATGAAAAGATTTTAGTTGGCGGGCACCTGGATAGCTGGGATCTTGCTACGGGTGCAATCGATAATGGAATTGGTTCTTTTGCAGTGATGGATATGGCAAGGTCTTTTAAGGCGCTGAAGTTGAAAACGAAAAGAACTGTAGAGTTTATTTTGTTTATGGGCGAAGAGCAGGGGTTGTTAGGTTCTAAGGCTTATATCGCACAGGCAGAGAAGAAGGGGGATTTAGGAAAGGTGAAGTTTATGCTGAATTATGATATGACAAACGATCCTAAGGGTTTTGCAACGAGCAGGGCAGAGATGAAGGGATTGTTTACAAGCTGGGGTGAAGAGATTGTAAAGATTGATACAGGATTCAAGAATGTTTTTGTTTTTGGGGCGTGGTTGCATAGTGATCATCAGCCGTTTATGTTAGAAGGGATTCCTACGGGTGGTGGTGCTGGTGGGGAACTGCCTAATCATTCCGGACAGTTTTATCATTCTGATGGGGATAGTTTCAAGTTAGTGGACGAGCAGGGTTTAAAGAATACGGTAAGGTTTAGTGCAATGTTAACTTATGGGCTGGCTAATACAGGGGTCCTTCCGGTTGGAAAGCAGTCTGATGAGGATTTGAAGGGGTTTTTGAGAGCGAATAAGTTGGAGGAGCCGCTGAGGATTGCAGGGGAGTGGAAGTGGGATAAATAA
- a CDS encoding polyprenyl synthetase family protein, whose protein sequence is MPGINQIKKPIAADIAVFEEKFKASMHSDAPLLDRITHYIVKRKGKQIRPMFVFFAAKLCGGIIESTHRGAALVELLHTATLVHDDVVDNAYERRGFFSINALWKNKIAVLVGDYLLAKGLLLSVNNNEFRLLQIVSEAVKQMSEGELLQIEKVRRMDIGEELYFDVIRQKTASLIASCCACGAASAGADDETIEKMRLFGEKVGIAFQIKDDTFDFGTDDVGKPLGIDIKEKKVTLPLIYALNRADKTEKKKMINLVKNHNDEPAKIQQIIDFVNEKQGVHYANEKMAQYQQEAFDILYTFEESEARTGLEQLVRYTTERKK, encoded by the coding sequence ATGCCGGGAATAAATCAGATTAAGAAACCCATAGCCGCAGATATAGCAGTCTTTGAAGAAAAATTCAAGGCCTCCATGCACAGTGATGCTCCATTATTAGATAGGATCACTCACTATATCGTCAAGAGAAAAGGTAAGCAGATCAGACCTATGTTTGTTTTCTTTGCCGCTAAACTTTGCGGAGGGATTATTGAGTCGACACATCGTGGTGCTGCCCTGGTTGAATTATTACACACTGCGACGCTTGTCCATGATGATGTAGTTGATAATGCTTACGAGCGCAGGGGCTTCTTTTCTATCAATGCTTTATGGAAAAATAAGATTGCTGTTTTGGTTGGTGATTATTTGCTGGCCAAAGGGCTTTTGCTTTCTGTGAATAACAATGAGTTCCGTCTTTTGCAAATCGTTTCTGAAGCGGTTAAGCAAATGAGTGAGGGTGAATTATTACAGATTGAGAAAGTGCGGAGAATGGACATCGGGGAAGAGCTTTATTTTGATGTGATCCGTCAGAAGACAGCTTCACTGATTGCATCTTGTTGTGCTTGTGGTGCTGCTTCGGCTGGTGCAGACGATGAGACGATCGAAAAAATGCGTTTATTCGGAGAGAAGGTCGGTATTGCTTTCCAGATCAAGGATGATACGTTTGACTTCGGAACGGACGATGTGGGTAAGCCTTTAGGGATAGATATTAAGGAAAAGAAAGTTACGCTCCCTTTAATTTATGCTTTAAACCGTGCGGATAAGACGGAGAAAAAGAAAATGATCAACCTGGTAAAAAATCACAATGATGAGCCTGCTAAAATACAGCAGATCATTGATTTTGTGAATGAGAAACAGGGGGTGCATTATGCCAATGAGAAAATGGCACAGTATCAGCAGGAAGCGTTTGATATCTTATATACTTTTGAAGAGAGTGAAGCCAGAACAGGCCTTGAACAATTGGTCCGTTATACTACGGAGCGTAAAAAGTAA
- a CDS encoding YpdA family putative bacillithiol disulfide reductase: MEEYDVLIIGAGPIGMACGIAAQKAGLKYIIVEKGALVNSLYNYPVFMTFFSTSQKLEIGEVPFVSINPKPNRNEAVEYYRRVAEKFDLQINLFEKVEGVRKIGNGEFEVQTSKRAYRAKNVIISTGFYDVPLLMDIPGENLPKVAHYYKDPHLYAFQNVVVIGANNSGIDAALETYRKGAKVTLVIRGAEIGSYVKYWVRPDIENRIKEGEIKAYFNSEVLAITEDSVTIKTPEETITVENDWVIAMTGYQPDFGMLKKLGVKLDGEYGTAPAYNPETMETNLPGLYLAGVVCGGMDTHKWFIENSRVHAEQIFQHIALRH, from the coding sequence ATGGAAGAATATGATGTGCTGATCATTGGTGCCGGCCCGATTGGGATGGCTTGTGGGATAGCAGCCCAAAAGGCGGGACTTAAATATATTATTGTAGAAAAGGGTGCACTGGTGAACAGCCTGTACAACTACCCTGTTTTTATGACCTTTTTCTCTACTTCTCAAAAGCTGGAGATTGGAGAAGTGCCATTTGTAAGCATCAACCCTAAGCCAAACCGGAACGAAGCGGTTGAATATTATCGCCGGGTGGCAGAGAAATTTGATTTGCAAATCAATCTTTTTGAAAAGGTAGAGGGAGTGCGTAAAATTGGAAATGGTGAATTTGAGGTTCAGACCTCTAAAAGAGCTTACCGGGCCAAAAATGTGATTATTTCGACAGGTTTTTATGATGTGCCTCTTTTGATGGATATTCCAGGTGAGAATCTGCCTAAGGTTGCACATTACTATAAAGATCCCCATTTATACGCTTTTCAGAATGTTGTAGTTATCGGTGCAAATAATTCTGGTATTGATGCCGCATTGGAAACTTACCGGAAAGGCGCAAAGGTTACTTTGGTTATCCGTGGTGCTGAAATCGGCTCTTATGTGAAATACTGGGTGCGCCCGGATATCGAAAACAGGATTAAAGAAGGAGAAATCAAAGCTTATTTCAATTCAGAAGTGCTTGCGATTACTGAAGATAGTGTGACTATTAAAACTCCTGAAGAAACGATTACGGTGGAGAATGATTGGGTGATTGCGATGACTGGTTACCAGCCTGATTTTGGAATGCTGAAAAAACTAGGTGTAAAGCTGGATGGTGAATACGGTACTGCTCCGGCTTATAATCCTGAAACGATGGAAACGAATTTGCCGGGTTTATACCTTGCAGGAGTAGTTTGCGGGGGTATGGATACGCATAAATGGTTTATTGAGAATTCCAGGGTTCATGCAGAACAGATCTTTCAGCACATTGCTTTAAGACATTAA
- a CDS encoding MBL fold metallo-hydrolase yields the protein MKIEQIYTGCLAEAAYYIESNGEAAIIDPLREVQPYLKKAKLAGATIKYIFETHFHADFVSGHVDLALHSGAKIIYGPTAQTTFDSHIAKDGETFKIGDLTITTLHTPGHTPESTTYLLSDKDGKPYCIFTGDTLFIGDVGRPDLVQKGAQTAEEMAGILYDSLQAKILSLPDDVLVYPAHGAGSACGKHMSKETFDTLGHQKEVNYALKTADRDDFIQQVTEGTLPPPQYFAKNAAINKNGYESFAQVKEKGLIPMEPEEFEATVNHMGALILDTRDPQDFASAFIPSSINIGLNGQFAPWVGALITDLKQPLLLIVEKGKAEEAITRLARVGYDHTIGFLEGGIAAWVAAGKDVETIGSVSVAEFEEMMHTHPDLKVLDVRKPGEYEAGHLECTLTRPLDYINDWTNEINPSETYYIHCAGGYRSMIAASILKARGVENVVDIKGGYAAIRSTGLKRTDNSAPAKELKS from the coding sequence CTTAAAAAAGCTAAGTTGGCCGGTGCGACCATCAAATATATATTTGAAACACATTTTCATGCTGATTTCGTTTCAGGGCACGTCGATCTTGCCCTGCATTCGGGTGCGAAAATTATTTACGGGCCTACTGCACAAACAACTTTTGACTCCCATATCGCTAAGGACGGGGAAACATTTAAAATCGGGGATTTAACGATCACGACTTTACACACACCAGGCCATACGCCTGAATCTACTACTTATTTGTTAAGTGATAAAGACGGCAAGCCTTACTGTATTTTTACAGGTGATACGCTGTTTATTGGTGATGTTGGCAGACCGGACCTGGTACAAAAAGGGGCACAGACAGCAGAGGAAATGGCTGGCATCTTATATGATTCCCTACAAGCGAAAATTCTTTCTTTACCGGATGACGTACTGGTTTATCCGGCTCATGGTGCCGGTTCTGCCTGTGGTAAACATATGAGTAAAGAAACGTTTGATACTTTAGGACATCAGAAAGAAGTTAATTATGCACTTAAAACTGCTGACCGCGATGATTTCATTCAACAAGTAACGGAAGGTACTTTACCTCCGCCACAATATTTTGCGAAGAACGCAGCTATCAATAAAAATGGTTACGAAAGTTTTGCTCAGGTTAAGGAAAAGGGATTGATCCCGATGGAGCCAGAAGAATTTGAAGCTACGGTAAATCATATGGGTGCATTAATCCTGGACACCAGAGATCCGCAGGATTTTGCCAGTGCTTTCATCCCATCTTCAATTAATATCGGGCTGAACGGGCAGTTTGCCCCCTGGGTAGGCGCATTGATTACTGATTTGAAGCAACCGCTATTACTCATCGTAGAAAAAGGAAAAGCGGAAGAGGCTATTACCCGTTTGGCAAGAGTGGGTTACGACCATACTATTGGTTTTCTCGAAGGCGGAATTGCTGCCTGGGTTGCTGCGGGTAAAGATGTAGAGACTATTGGCTCGGTATCTGTTGCTGAATTTGAAGAGATGATGCATACACATCCGGATTTAAAAGTACTCGATGTCCGTAAGCCCGGAGAATATGAAGCCGGACATTTGGAATGCACGCTGACCCGTCCTCTGGACTATATCAATGACTGGACAAATGAGATCAATCCTTCGGAAACTTATTATATCCACTGTGCAGGAGGTTACCGGTCAATGATCGCTGCTTCCATCCTTAAAGCAAGAGGTGTAGAGAACGTAGTAGATATCAAAGGCGGTTATGCTGCAATCCGTTCAACGGGGCTGAAACGCACAGATAATTCTGCGCCAGCTAAAGAACTTAAATCCTGA